A portion of the Chromobacterium sp. IIBBL 290-4 genome contains these proteins:
- a CDS encoding 3-deoxy-7-phosphoheptulonate synthase — MNQLVGLPASAREAALASELSATNASYHSMPSPGELLARLPMTPEAARQARLGRLAVRQALAGNDPRWLVVVGPCSIHDTQAGLDYARRLADLSAELGDTLLIVMRAYFEKPRTTVGWKGLINDPYMDDSCCVEEGMHMARRFLLAASELGVPLAGEALDPVSPLYLADLLSWVAIGARTTESQIHRELASGMETAVGFKNGTDGSLDTALHAIQSACSPHVFLGADRDGKVAVVRSRGNPHCHLVLRGGGGRPNYDSVSIALAEAAMKKHAIDPVIMVDCAHGNSSKQYERQAVVLADVVGQIVHGNRSIRGVMIESFIEAGRQDIPADQSLLRYGCSVTDPCVGWDDTVSMLREARKRLRPLIA; from the coding sequence ATGAACCAGCTTGTCGGCCTGCCGGCCAGCGCGCGCGAGGCCGCGCTGGCATCCGAGCTGTCTGCCACCAATGCGAGCTATCACAGCATGCCCAGCCCCGGCGAGCTGCTGGCCCGCCTGCCGATGACGCCGGAGGCCGCGCGGCAGGCGCGTCTGGGCAGGCTGGCGGTGCGGCAGGCGCTTGCCGGCAACGATCCGCGCTGGCTGGTGGTGGTGGGGCCGTGCTCCATACACGACACGCAGGCCGGACTGGATTACGCGCGCCGGCTGGCTGACTTGTCGGCGGAGCTGGGCGACACCTTGCTGATCGTGATGCGCGCTTATTTCGAAAAGCCGCGGACCACGGTGGGCTGGAAAGGGTTGATCAACGATCCTTATATGGACGACAGCTGCTGCGTGGAAGAGGGCATGCATATGGCCAGGCGCTTCCTGCTGGCGGCGAGCGAGCTGGGCGTGCCGCTGGCCGGCGAGGCGCTGGACCCGGTGTCGCCGCTGTATCTGGCCGACTTGCTGAGCTGGGTGGCCATAGGCGCGCGCACCACCGAATCGCAAATCCATCGCGAACTGGCGTCCGGCATGGAAACCGCCGTCGGTTTCAAGAACGGGACGGATGGCTCGCTGGATACGGCGCTGCACGCCATCCAGTCGGCTTGCAGCCCGCATGTGTTTTTGGGCGCGGACCGAGACGGCAAAGTGGCGGTGGTGCGCAGCCGCGGCAATCCGCATTGCCATCTGGTGTTGCGCGGCGGTGGCGGGCGGCCCAATTACGATTCGGTCAGCATCGCGCTGGCGGAGGCCGCGATGAAAAAGCACGCCATCGATCCCGTCATCATGGTGGACTGCGCGCATGGCAACTCGTCGAAGCAGTACGAACGCCAAGCGGTGGTGCTGGCTGATGTGGTGGGACAAATTGTCCATGGCAACCGCAGCATCCGCGGCGTGATGATAGAAAGCTTCATCGAGGCCGGCCGGCAGGATATCCCGGCCGACCAAAGCCTGCTGCGTTACGGTTGCTCGGTCACCGACCCCTGCGTGGGCTGGGACGATACCGTGTCCATGCTGCGAGAGGCCCGCAAGCGTTTGCGGCCGCTGATCGCTTAG
- the dhbA gene encoding 2,3-dihydro-2,3-dihydroxybenzoate dehydrogenase: MLKLDFAGQRVWVTGAAQGIGAAIAAAFAEAGAEVIELDKQFAGDERLDGRRRIALDIADPAQVGELCRRLEVEEALPDVLINAAGVLRQGHADALSLEDWRLCFAVNVDGPFHLLRELLPHFKRRRAGAIVNIASNSAHVPRLGLAAYSASKAAMATMSRIVALELAPYGVRCNLVSPGSTDTPMLRGMWADDSGEARTIAGRPESYWVGIPLGKLARPDDVAASVLFLASPLAGHLTMQDLVVDGGATLGA, encoded by the coding sequence ATGTTGAAACTGGATTTTGCCGGGCAGCGGGTGTGGGTGACCGGCGCGGCCCAGGGCATAGGCGCGGCCATCGCCGCTGCCTTTGCTGAGGCCGGCGCGGAAGTGATCGAGCTGGACAAGCAGTTTGCCGGCGACGAGCGTCTCGATGGCAGGCGGCGCATCGCGCTGGACATCGCCGACCCGGCCCAAGTGGGCGAGCTGTGCCGACGCCTGGAAGTTGAGGAGGCGCTGCCGGACGTGCTGATCAACGCCGCCGGCGTGTTGAGGCAGGGACATGCCGATGCGCTGTCGCTGGAGGACTGGCGTTTGTGCTTTGCGGTCAATGTCGACGGCCCCTTCCATTTATTGCGCGAACTGCTGCCGCACTTCAAGCGGCGGCGGGCCGGCGCCATCGTCAATATCGCCTCCAACTCCGCGCATGTGCCGCGCTTGGGGCTGGCGGCCTATTCGGCCAGCAAGGCCGCCATGGCCACGATGAGCCGCATTGTGGCGCTGGAGCTGGCGCCCTATGGTGTGCGCTGCAATCTGGTGTCGCCGGGCTCCACCGATACGCCGATGCTGCGCGGCATGTGGGCCGATGACAGCGGCGAGGCGCGCACCATCGCCGGCAGGCCGGAGTCTTATTGGGTGGGCATTCCGCTCGGCAAGCTGGCGCGCCCCGACGATGTGGCCGCCTCCGTGCTGTTCCTGGCTTCGCCGCTCGCCGGCCATCTCACCATGCAGGACCTGGTGGTGGATGGCGGCGCCACGCTGGGCGCCTGA
- a CDS encoding isochorismatase family protein encodes MSIPSLDAYALPQAADFPANKTDWRLEPSRAVLLIHDMQRYFLAFYGPDSALAKQLIARIADLRQWADRHGVPVVYTAQPTEQSAQDRALLNDMWGPGLTRAEPAQQAVTPELAPREGDIVLDKWRYSAFQRSDLQERMQAWGRDQLLICGVYAHIGCMMTAADAFMRDIQAFLVGDAVADFSEEEHRMALRYVATRCGKVISHAELAVAADKPTRDWLKAQVLAVLEDGDDSLAGEDNLIDYGLDSVQVMALVARWQALGIKVSFEDLARDPSLDGWWGLIAPQVAEAA; translated from the coding sequence ATGAGCATTCCCTCTTTAGACGCGTACGCTTTGCCGCAAGCGGCCGATTTTCCCGCCAACAAGACCGATTGGCGTTTGGAACCATCGCGCGCAGTGTTGTTGATTCACGATATGCAGCGCTATTTCCTGGCTTTTTACGGGCCGGACAGCGCGTTGGCCAAGCAATTGATCGCCCGCATCGCTGATTTGCGGCAGTGGGCCGACCGCCACGGCGTGCCGGTGGTGTATACCGCGCAGCCCACCGAGCAAAGCGCGCAAGACCGCGCCTTGCTCAACGATATGTGGGGGCCGGGCCTGACCCGCGCCGAACCGGCCCAGCAGGCGGTGACGCCGGAGCTGGCGCCGCGCGAAGGCGACATCGTGCTGGACAAATGGCGTTACAGCGCTTTCCAGCGCAGCGATCTGCAAGAGCGCATGCAGGCCTGGGGCCGCGACCAACTGCTGATTTGCGGCGTGTACGCCCACATCGGCTGCATGATGACGGCGGCGGACGCCTTCATGCGCGACATCCAGGCTTTCCTGGTGGGCGACGCCGTGGCGGATTTCAGCGAGGAAGAGCACCGCATGGCCTTGCGCTATGTGGCCACGCGCTGCGGCAAGGTGATCTCCCATGCCGAGCTGGCGGTGGCCGCCGACAAGCCGACGCGCGATTGGCTGAAGGCGCAGGTGCTGGCCGTGCTGGAGGATGGCGACGATAGCCTGGCGGGAGAGGACAACCTGATCGACTATGGTTTGGACTCGGTGCAGGTGATGGCCCTGGTGGCCCGCTGGCAGGCTTTGGGCATCAAGGTGAGTTTCGAAGATCTGGCCCGCGATCCGTCGTTGGATGGCTGGTGGGGGCTGATCGCTCCGCAAGTGGCGGAGGCGGCGTAG